In the genome of Microbacterium saperdae, one region contains:
- a CDS encoding response regulator — protein sequence MALARLHGGPLDGQIIPLGDADDKLIVPYSETQVVYNRRGEPANTGTDDGPTEIDYWYDEALEDISPSDD from the coding sequence ATGGCACTCGCGCGACTTCACGGCGGCCCGCTGGACGGGCAGATCATTCCTCTCGGCGACGCGGACGACAAGCTGATCGTCCCCTACAGCGAGACGCAGGTGGTGTACAACCGCCGTGGCGAGCCCGCGAACACCGGCACCGACGACGGTCCCACCGAGATCGACTACTGGTACGACGAGGCTCTCGAGGACATCAGTCCTTCGGATGACTGA
- the lpdA gene encoding dihydrolipoyl dehydrogenase codes for MPHYDVVILGAGPGGYVAAVRSAQLGLSTAIIEEKYWGGVCLNVGCIPSKALLKNAELAHTLNHKAEFFGISGEFTIDFGKAFDRSREVAEGRVKGIHFLMKKNKVTEYNGRGTFTGPKAISVAKADGSTEEVTFDNVIIATGSKVRLLPGVTLSENVVTYEEQIMTRELPESIVIVGAGAIGMEFAYVLTNYGVKVTIIEFLDRALPNEDADVSKEITKQYKNYGVDILTSTKVETIVDNGSSVTVTYTGKDGQQSSIDAGKVLMSVGFAPNIEGFGLENTGVKLTERGAIDIDDHMRTNVEGIYAIGDVTAKLQLAHVAEAQGVVAAETIGGAETQTLGDYRMMPRATFCSPQVASFGLTEQQAKDEGREIKVVSFPFMANGKAHGLGEPVGFVKLIADAEHLELIGAHMIGPDVSELLPELTLAQKWDLTALELARNVHTHPTLSEALQEGFHGLAGHMINF; via the coding sequence ATGCCTCATTACGACGTCGTCATCCTCGGTGCAGGTCCTGGTGGATACGTCGCTGCGGTTCGCAGCGCGCAGCTCGGCCTGTCCACCGCCATCATCGAGGAGAAGTACTGGGGCGGTGTCTGCCTCAACGTGGGCTGCATCCCGTCCAAGGCCCTCCTGAAGAACGCGGAGCTCGCGCACACCCTGAACCACAAGGCCGAGTTCTTCGGCATCTCGGGTGAGTTCACGATCGACTTCGGCAAGGCGTTCGATCGCAGCCGCGAGGTCGCGGAGGGCCGCGTCAAGGGCATCCACTTCCTGATGAAGAAGAACAAGGTGACCGAGTACAACGGTCGCGGCACCTTCACCGGCCCCAAGGCGATCTCGGTCGCCAAGGCCGACGGCTCGACGGAAGAGGTCACGTTCGACAACGTGATCATCGCGACCGGCTCCAAGGTGCGACTGCTCCCGGGCGTCACGCTGAGCGAGAACGTGGTGACCTACGAAGAGCAGATCATGACCCGTGAGCTGCCGGAGTCGATCGTCATCGTCGGCGCCGGTGCCATCGGCATGGAGTTCGCCTACGTCCTGACGAACTACGGCGTGAAGGTCACGATCATCGAGTTCCTCGACCGCGCGCTCCCCAACGAGGACGCCGACGTGTCGAAGGAGATCACGAAGCAGTACAAGAACTACGGCGTCGACATCCTCACCTCCACCAAGGTCGAGACGATCGTCGACAACGGTTCCTCCGTCACGGTCACCTACACCGGCAAGGACGGGCAGCAGAGCTCGATCGATGCCGGCAAGGTGCTCATGTCGGTCGGCTTCGCCCCGAACATCGAGGGCTTCGGCCTGGAGAACACCGGCGTGAAGCTCACCGAGCGCGGTGCGATCGACATCGACGACCACATGCGCACCAACGTCGAGGGCATCTACGCGATCGGTGACGTGACCGCCAAGCTGCAGCTGGCTCACGTGGCCGAGGCCCAGGGCGTCGTCGCTGCCGAGACCATCGGCGGCGCGGAGACACAGACCCTCGGCGACTACCGCATGATGCCGCGTGCGACGTTCTGCTCGCCGCAGGTCGCCTCGTTCGGTCTCACGGAGCAGCAGGCGAAGGACGAGGGACGCGAGATCAAGGTCGTGTCCTTCCCGTTCATGGCCAACGGCAAGGCCCACGGCCTGGGCGAGCCCGTCGGCTTCGTCAAGCTGATCGCCGACGCCGAGCACCTCGAGCTCATCGGCGCGCACATGATCGGTCCGGACGTGTCGGAGCTCCTGCCGGAACTGACCCTGGCCCAGAAGTGGGACCTCACGGCGCTCGAGCTGGCACGCAACGTGCACACGCACCCGACGCTGTCGGAAGCGCTGCAGGAGGGCTTCCACGGTCTCGCCGGCCACATGATCAACTTCTGA
- a CDS encoding FAD-dependent oxidoreductase, with amino-acid sequence MPDHEVVIVGAGPVGLLLACLLVQDGVDVVVCERRAAADPRTRAIGIHRPGLDALDAVELGPSVRREALRLDGGDVISRGRTLASLTFTSDRPVLVLPQQQTDALLRERLRLLSPAALLSGHAVRTVRDEGPFVRISVHTGDGVREITGALVVAADGVRSARREELGIAWRPRAGSGAYAMADAADLSGDRRARLYCEPDGLVESFPLPAGRRRWVVRQGSTGAEPVTAAAFLAVVEARTGVRPDVPDEMAPSVFDAAQHTARSHGRGRVVLLGDAQHEISPIGGQGMNLGWMDAVHLAERIVRDRDRGSYDFRGYGRRTRRSARVAQRRSAFYMSMGRPSNGIPLAARDGLIRLLGSRPLRRASAGLITMRGI; translated from the coding sequence ATGCCCGACCATGAGGTCGTGATCGTGGGTGCAGGCCCCGTCGGCCTGCTGCTCGCCTGTCTGCTCGTGCAGGACGGGGTCGATGTCGTGGTGTGCGAGCGGCGCGCTGCGGCCGATCCGCGTACGCGCGCGATCGGCATCCACCGGCCGGGGCTGGATGCGCTCGATGCGGTGGAACTCGGACCGTCGGTCCGCCGGGAGGCGCTCCGGTTGGACGGCGGTGATGTGATCAGCCGAGGGCGCACGCTGGCCTCGCTCACCTTCACCTCCGATCGGCCGGTCCTCGTCCTCCCGCAGCAGCAGACCGACGCGCTGCTGCGGGAGCGGTTGAGACTGCTGTCGCCCGCCGCACTCCTCTCTGGGCACGCCGTGCGGACGGTGCGTGACGAGGGGCCGTTCGTTCGCATATCCGTCCACACGGGTGACGGCGTCCGCGAGATCACCGGGGCGCTGGTCGTGGCGGCAGACGGTGTGCGCAGTGCGCGACGCGAGGAGCTCGGGATCGCCTGGCGTCCCCGCGCGGGATCCGGCGCCTACGCGATGGCAGACGCCGCAGACCTCTCGGGCGACAGGCGCGCACGCCTGTACTGCGAGCCCGACGGTCTGGTCGAGTCCTTTCCGCTGCCCGCGGGTCGGCGGCGCTGGGTCGTGCGTCAGGGATCCACGGGAGCTGAGCCGGTGACCGCTGCGGCGTTCCTGGCCGTCGTGGAGGCCCGCACCGGTGTCCGGCCCGATGTTCCGGACGAAATGGCGCCGAGCGTCTTCGACGCCGCTCAGCACACGGCACGATCCCACGGACGGGGACGGGTGGTCCTGCTCGGCGACGCACAGCATGAGATCAGCCCGATCGGCGGGCAGGGCATGAACCTCGGGTGGATGGACGCGGTGCACCTCGCCGAGAGGATCGTGCGCGATCGCGACAGAGGGAGCTACGACTTCCGCGGCTACGGGCGGCGCACGCGACGATCCGCGCGGGTCGCGCAACGGCGCTCGGCCTTCTACATGTCGATGGGCAGACCGTCGAACGGGATACCGCTCGCCGCGCGGGACGGTCTCATCCGCTTGCTCGGCAGCCGCCCGCTGCGCCGGGCGAGTGCGGGTTTGATCACGATGCGGGGTATCTGA
- a CDS encoding error-prone DNA polymerase: MGWHNPPLSWNELERTLSGEDLPPHPTAAEPRGVRVDPGPVSRHRKRTPPSPVIRPADAVPYAELHAHSSYSFLDGASSPEELLAEAERLGLTALALTDHDGFYGAARFAEVADLMEAPLQTVFGAELSLELPAPQRGTPDPLGDHLLVLARGMEGYHRLSGAITTAQLRGAEKGRPVYDLEELAASAGGQWTILTGCRKGSVRRGLENGDAETPLRLLVDLFGADHVAVELFDHGDPQDTRRNDVLAELAGRMHLPVVATNNVHYATPSRAPLAEAVAAVRAVRSMDDLDGWLPAHGGAHLRSGAEMTARFRRYPGAISYGLELAAESAFPLRRARPALPQQEVPEGHTPMSWLRSLVWEAVPTKYPRLDDDGRRRIGRELDVIEEKDFPGYFLIVHDIVAEARRRGILCQGRGSAAASAVCYLLGITAVDPILYRLPFERFLATTRQEEPDIDVDFDSRRREEIIQWVYRRYGRERAAQVANVIQYRPKNAVRDMARALGFSPGQQDAWSRQVDGWSTGLEVADEHDIPANVIEYAGELLKAPRHLGIHSGGMVLTARPVGEVVPVEHARMEDRTVIQWDKDDAAWMGLVKFDLLGLGMLAALQHCFDLIHEATGERWTLETIPKEEPAVYDMLCRADSIGVFQVESRAQIGLLPRLQPRSFYDLTIQIALIRPGPIQGGAVHPFVRRKMAKDRNDEENRERVARGEKPVDFTIPYPHPDLEDILKRTLGIPIFQEQLIQMATAVGDCTADEADLLRRAMGSKRGLEKIEKVKAKLYAGMTRRGLVGDDADRIYAQIQAFANFGFAESHSLSFALLVYASSWVKLHYPGAFLAGLLRSQPMGFYSAATLTADARRHGVEVRRPDLQTSGATETMEPLTAATPRSPTGLDSCLADPQPPTLRFNRDAPDEAVAHRRDGGYAVRLGLGGVRGIGAPLAERIVAEREENGPYRDLHDLVRRTDATAAQLEALATAGAFACLGLERREAIWLAGAAAEDRARFLPGTTVSVQPPLFSDQTSYEQLSADLWATGVSTDDHPMAHFRSALTERGVLTAQDLQEHEVGRRIEVAGLVTHRQRPATAAGVTFVNLEDESGLVNVVCSTGVWNRYRRVARDSPALIIRGILERSPEGVVNVLADAFEDLRTGLTHRSRDFR; encoded by the coding sequence ATGGGCTGGCACAATCCACCGCTGTCATGGAACGAGCTGGAGCGCACGCTCAGCGGAGAAGATCTCCCGCCGCATCCGACCGCAGCGGAACCCCGTGGGGTCCGCGTCGATCCCGGCCCCGTGAGTCGGCACCGGAAGCGCACCCCGCCCTCCCCGGTCATCCGCCCTGCGGATGCCGTGCCCTACGCCGAGTTGCACGCGCACTCCTCCTACTCCTTCCTCGACGGCGCCTCATCACCGGAGGAGCTCCTGGCCGAGGCTGAACGCCTCGGCCTCACGGCTCTGGCGCTGACGGATCACGACGGCTTCTACGGGGCGGCCCGCTTCGCCGAGGTGGCCGACCTCATGGAGGCACCTCTGCAGACCGTGTTCGGCGCCGAGCTGTCGCTCGAGTTGCCCGCTCCCCAGCGGGGCACCCCCGATCCGCTGGGCGACCATCTGCTGGTCCTCGCTCGCGGCATGGAGGGGTATCACCGGCTGTCGGGGGCCATCACGACCGCCCAACTGCGCGGTGCTGAGAAGGGGCGCCCTGTCTACGACCTCGAGGAGCTCGCGGCGAGCGCGGGCGGACAGTGGACGATCCTCACCGGATGCCGCAAGGGCAGCGTGCGTCGGGGACTGGAGAACGGGGATGCCGAAACCCCCCTCCGTCTGCTCGTCGACCTGTTCGGCGCGGATCACGTCGCCGTCGAGCTCTTCGACCACGGTGACCCGCAGGACACCCGCCGTAACGACGTCCTCGCCGAACTCGCCGGCCGGATGCATCTGCCGGTGGTGGCGACGAACAACGTGCACTATGCGACACCGTCCCGCGCCCCGCTGGCAGAGGCCGTCGCCGCGGTACGGGCAGTGCGCAGCATGGACGATCTCGACGGCTGGCTCCCCGCTCACGGTGGCGCACACCTCCGCAGCGGTGCGGAGATGACCGCGCGCTTCCGGCGCTACCCCGGAGCGATCTCCTACGGCCTCGAGCTGGCTGCCGAGTCGGCGTTCCCCCTGCGCCGGGCCCGCCCTGCCCTCCCACAGCAGGAGGTGCCGGAGGGACATACTCCGATGAGCTGGCTGCGTTCCCTGGTCTGGGAGGCCGTACCCACGAAGTACCCGCGTCTGGACGACGACGGTCGGCGCCGCATCGGCCGCGAGCTCGACGTCATCGAGGAGAAGGACTTCCCCGGGTACTTCCTCATCGTGCACGACATCGTCGCGGAGGCACGGCGACGTGGCATCCTCTGCCAGGGCCGAGGGTCGGCTGCGGCGAGCGCCGTCTGCTACCTGCTGGGCATCACCGCCGTGGATCCGATCCTCTACAGGCTCCCCTTCGAACGCTTCCTCGCGACCACCCGCCAAGAGGAGCCGGACATCGACGTGGACTTCGACTCCCGTCGGCGTGAGGAGATCATCCAGTGGGTGTATCGCCGATACGGGCGCGAGCGGGCCGCGCAGGTCGCGAACGTCATCCAGTACCGGCCGAAGAACGCCGTGCGCGACATGGCCAGGGCTCTCGGGTTCTCCCCCGGCCAACAGGATGCGTGGTCACGGCAGGTCGATGGCTGGAGCACGGGACTGGAGGTCGCCGACGAGCACGACATCCCCGCGAACGTGATCGAGTACGCGGGCGAGCTGTTGAAGGCACCCCGCCATCTCGGCATCCACTCCGGCGGAATGGTGCTCACGGCCCGTCCTGTGGGCGAGGTCGTGCCGGTGGAACATGCGCGGATGGAGGATCGCACCGTCATCCAGTGGGACAAGGACGACGCGGCGTGGATGGGGCTGGTGAAGTTCGACCTGCTGGGGTTGGGGATGCTCGCCGCGCTGCAGCACTGCTTCGACCTGATCCACGAGGCCACGGGTGAGAGGTGGACCCTGGAGACCATCCCGAAGGAGGAGCCCGCCGTCTACGACATGCTCTGCCGTGCAGACTCGATCGGGGTGTTCCAGGTCGAGTCCCGCGCTCAGATCGGCCTGCTCCCCCGCCTGCAGCCGCGGAGCTTCTACGACCTCACCATCCAGATCGCCCTGATCCGGCCTGGCCCCATCCAGGGCGGAGCCGTGCATCCCTTCGTGCGCCGCAAGATGGCGAAGGACCGCAACGACGAGGAGAACCGGGAGCGGGTGGCACGCGGTGAGAAGCCGGTGGATTTCACGATCCCCTACCCTCACCCCGACCTGGAGGACATCCTGAAGCGGACCCTGGGCATCCCGATCTTCCAGGAGCAGCTGATCCAGATGGCGACCGCCGTGGGCGACTGCACGGCCGACGAAGCCGATCTGCTGCGGCGGGCCATGGGCTCCAAGCGCGGCCTCGAGAAGATCGAGAAGGTCAAGGCGAAGCTCTACGCCGGGATGACGAGGCGCGGGCTGGTCGGCGACGACGCCGACCGTATCTACGCGCAGATCCAGGCATTCGCGAACTTCGGCTTCGCCGAGTCCCATTCCCTGTCGTTCGCGTTGCTGGTCTATGCCAGCTCCTGGGTGAAGCTGCACTATCCCGGGGCGTTCCTGGCGGGACTCCTGCGTTCCCAGCCGATGGGCTTCTACTCCGCGGCGACGCTCACCGCCGATGCGCGGCGGCATGGCGTGGAGGTACGGCGCCCCGATCTGCAGACCTCCGGGGCGACAGAGACGATGGAACCGCTCACCGCGGCCACGCCGCGCTCACCCACCGGTCTCGACTCCTGCCTTGCGGATCCGCAGCCGCCCACGCTGCGCTTCAACAGGGATGCTCCCGATGAGGCCGTCGCCCACCGCAGAGACGGCGGGTATGCCGTACGGCTGGGACTCGGCGGAGTACGCGGGATCGGCGCGCCCCTGGCCGAGCGGATCGTCGCCGAGCGCGAGGAGAACGGCCCCTACCGGGACCTGCATGATCTGGTGCGCCGCACGGATGCCACGGCTGCGCAGCTGGAAGCTCTCGCCACCGCCGGAGCCTTCGCCTGTCTCGGACTGGAGCGGAGAGAGGCGATCTGGCTTGCGGGGGCCGCCGCCGAGGACCGAGCTCGCTTCCTGCCGGGCACGACGGTGTCCGTGCAGCCGCCGCTGTTCTCCGATCAGACCAGTTACGAGCAGCTCTCAGCCGACCTCTGGGCGACGGGCGTCTCCACCGACGATCATCCGATGGCGCACTTCCGCTCAGCACTGACGGAGCGCGGGGTGCTCACGGCACAGGATCTGCAGGAGCACGAGGTGGGCCGCCGTATCGAGGTCGCCGGACTCGTCACGCACCGCCAGCGCCCGGCGACGGCCGCCGGCGTCACCTTCGTGAACCTGGAGGACGAGAGCGGTCTGGTCAACGTCGTCTGCTCGACCGGGGTGTGGAACCGTTACCGCCGCGTCGCTCGCGACTCTCCCGCGCTGATCATCCGCGGCATCCTGGAGCGCTCACCCGAGGGTGTGGTGAACGTGCTGGCTGACGCTTTCGAGGATCTGCGCACGGGTCTGACCCATCGCTCACGGGACTTCCGATGA
- a CDS encoding prepilin peptidase, with protein sequence MDLRTVLVALVHLALAGIGGWLVVIDARTHRLPNRIVLPTLAGLLVLVLLDAAGTGETHGLIRALLGALILGGFYVVLRLLSPAGMGGGDVKLALVIGLVLGWHGWQALAVGAASAFVLGALYALALIALHRADGATRIAFGPWMIAGAAVGIVFT encoded by the coding sequence ATGGATCTGCGCACCGTACTCGTGGCCCTCGTGCACCTGGCTCTGGCCGGTATCGGAGGATGGCTGGTCGTGATCGATGCCCGCACGCATCGCCTGCCGAATCGGATCGTGCTGCCGACGCTGGCGGGGCTGCTCGTCCTCGTGCTCCTCGACGCGGCGGGCACCGGTGAGACGCACGGCCTGATCCGCGCCCTCCTGGGAGCACTGATCCTCGGCGGTTTCTACGTCGTGCTGCGTCTGCTCAGCCCCGCGGGGATGGGCGGGGGCGACGTCAAACTCGCCCTCGTCATCGGACTGGTCCTCGGTTGGCACGGCTGGCAGGCGCTCGCCGTGGGAGCCGCCTCGGCCTTCGTGCTCGGTGCACTCTACGCACTGGCGCTGATCGCGCTCCATCGTGCGGACGGCGCGACCCGCATCGCCTTCGGGCCGTGGATGATCGCCGGCGCTGCCGTGGGCATCGTGTTCACCTGA
- a CDS encoding DNA polymerase Y family protein, translated as MNAPLRVLVLWFPDWPLRAALGGPPPHPPTALVQANTVVACTASAREHGVRSGQRRRVAQGHLSSLQVLPHDAARDERAFLPVLQLIEKHAPGVAQLRPGLAVLRARGVSRYHGGEAEAADALAAVLTEAGLPEVRIGVADGPFTAEIAARGPRPRTVVPAGLSKDFLAPYPVQVLRDEQIPDLLIRLGVRTLGEFTALPALEVRDRFGERGARLHALAAGADSRPLTPRPPDPELVRSVEFETPLAGADQVAFAVRQSADGVLVALGDASLVCTEVRIDLTDDNGAVFSRTWLHPTCFDASDLVDRIRWQLEAWGAQNAKDPVDEARAFGGICVVRIVPVAVDDAAHHQPGLFGSGTDERLHHAVSRVQTMLGHEGVVTAALSGGRWLADRQVLTPWGERTVAPRDPARPWPGSLPDPLPAEVFRPPRPIGVDAADGGTISVDERGALSAAPARINGSAVQGWAGPWPIHEHRWAKDGGKKGHRLQIVDDHDRAWLVFCTGERWWAEGRYR; from the coding sequence ATGAACGCACCGCTCCGCGTCCTCGTGCTGTGGTTCCCCGACTGGCCGCTGCGTGCCGCTCTCGGCGGACCACCGCCGCACCCGCCCACTGCGCTGGTGCAGGCGAACACCGTCGTGGCGTGCACGGCCTCTGCGCGGGAGCACGGGGTGCGGTCAGGGCAGCGTCGACGGGTCGCGCAAGGACACCTCTCCTCGCTGCAGGTCCTGCCCCACGATGCCGCCCGAGACGAGCGCGCCTTCCTTCCCGTGCTGCAGCTCATCGAGAAGCACGCGCCCGGTGTCGCCCAGCTCCGCCCCGGACTCGCCGTACTGCGCGCGAGAGGGGTCTCCCGCTATCACGGTGGGGAGGCGGAGGCCGCGGACGCACTCGCCGCCGTCCTCACCGAGGCGGGTCTGCCCGAAGTGCGCATCGGCGTCGCGGACGGCCCCTTCACCGCAGAGATCGCCGCCAGAGGGCCTCGGCCCCGCACCGTCGTCCCCGCCGGGCTGTCGAAGGACTTCCTGGCCCCCTACCCCGTGCAGGTGCTGCGAGACGAGCAGATCCCCGACCTCCTGATCAGACTGGGCGTACGCACGCTCGGCGAGTTCACGGCACTCCCGGCGCTCGAGGTGCGAGACCGCTTCGGTGAGCGCGGGGCACGCCTGCATGCTCTCGCCGCCGGCGCGGATTCCCGGCCGCTGACCCCGCGTCCGCCCGATCCCGAGCTCGTGCGGAGCGTGGAGTTCGAGACGCCTCTGGCCGGCGCCGACCAGGTGGCCTTCGCCGTGCGGCAGAGCGCCGACGGGGTACTGGTGGCCCTGGGCGACGCCTCGCTCGTGTGCACCGAGGTCCGGATCGATCTGACCGATGACAACGGAGCGGTGTTCTCCCGCACCTGGCTGCATCCGACCTGCTTCGATGCCTCCGACCTGGTCGACCGCATCCGGTGGCAGTTGGAGGCCTGGGGCGCGCAGAACGCGAAGGATCCGGTCGACGAGGCGCGCGCGTTCGGTGGCATCTGCGTGGTGCGCATCGTGCCCGTCGCCGTGGACGACGCGGCCCATCATCAGCCGGGCCTGTTCGGTTCCGGCACGGATGAACGCCTGCACCATGCCGTCTCCCGCGTGCAGACGATGCTCGGCCACGAGGGAGTGGTCACCGCCGCGCTCTCGGGTGGACGGTGGCTCGCCGACCGACAGGTGCTCACACCGTGGGGAGAGCGGACGGTCGCTCCGCGCGATCCCGCTCGCCCCTGGCCGGGGAGTCTGCCCGATCCGCTCCCCGCCGAGGTGTTCCGTCCCCCGCGCCCCATCGGAGTGGATGCGGCAGACGGCGGCACCATCAGCGTCGATGAACGCGGTGCGCTCTCCGCAGCCCCCGCACGGATCAACGGGAGCGCCGTGCAGGGGTGGGCCGGCCCCTGGCCGATCCATGAGCACCGATGGGCGAAAGACGGAGGGAAGAAGGGCCATCGGCTGCAGATCGTCGATGACCACGACCGCGCCTGGCTGGTGTTCTGCACCGGCGAGCGCTGGTGGGCGGAAGGGAGATACCGCTGA
- a CDS encoding CYTH domain-containing protein: MTEPSRTVEVERKYDVDVATPLPLWEGIPGVDAVTTGEARALDARYLDTEDGALARAGVALRRRTGGPDEGWHVKGPREGDGRLELGWPLGEGEDLPEAVATTIARWTTAPLHPIARIENDRTAYLLTGSAGVVAEFVDDRVRATDLRQGVQREWREWEMELGPAAPADAAGRESFFAAVEHAIRAAGGRDSASGSKLARALGF, translated from the coding sequence ATGACTGAGCCCTCTCGCACGGTCGAGGTCGAGCGCAAGTACGACGTCGACGTCGCCACGCCCCTGCCGCTCTGGGAGGGGATTCCCGGGGTCGACGCCGTGACGACGGGCGAGGCCCGTGCGCTCGATGCGCGTTACCTCGACACCGAAGACGGTGCGCTGGCTCGCGCCGGGGTGGCATTGCGCCGCCGTACCGGAGGTCCGGACGAGGGCTGGCATGTGAAGGGCCCGCGTGAGGGCGACGGCCGTCTCGAACTCGGCTGGCCGCTCGGCGAGGGCGAAGACCTGCCTGAGGCCGTCGCGACCACGATCGCACGCTGGACCACTGCGCCGTTGCATCCCATCGCCCGCATCGAGAACGACCGCACCGCCTATCTCCTCACCGGGTCGGCCGGTGTCGTGGCGGAGTTCGTCGACGACCGCGTCCGCGCCACGGATCTGCGCCAGGGCGTGCAGCGCGAATGGCGCGAGTGGGAGATGGAACTGGGCCCGGCCGCGCCGGCGGATGCCGCGGGCAGGGAGTCCTTCTTCGCGGCGGTCGAGCACGCGATACGTGCGGCGGGCGGACGAGACTCCGCCTCCGGCTCCAAGCTCGCACGCGCCCTGGGATTCTGA
- a CDS encoding type III polyketide synthase has product MSRPAVLRSLQTIVPDTVLRQDEVRDVFGSQPDLGRLAQRIVSTSFNVSGIDTRHTVIDELSLTAVAENPVFFDRATGGLLSPSTKTRNEVYVREAFPLFVAAARRAVEADPDISASDITHVITVSCTGFFAPGPDYEIVRSLGLSDGVQRYHLGFMGCYAAMPALRAASQFCAADQDAVVLIVSVELCTLHLRSSEDPDTIVASSLFADGAAAGIVTARSLATARSLATAVPGLRLDGFHTAIAPQGESDMAWMIGDSGFEMILSTAVPQIIGETIIDALRPLYAREDGLIAAFDGGTIGESVEHWAIHPGGRSILDRVQERLHLSDAQLHPAREVLRENGNMSSATVLFVLKRILEQEGAQPGERVAAMAFGPGLTAESALFTVDRSGTRGA; this is encoded by the coding sequence ATGAGTCGCCCTGCCGTGTTGAGATCACTCCAGACGATCGTTCCCGACACCGTGCTGCGGCAGGACGAGGTCCGTGACGTCTTCGGCTCGCAGCCCGACCTCGGGCGGCTGGCCCAGCGGATCGTCTCCACGTCCTTCAACGTCTCGGGCATCGACACCCGGCACACCGTGATCGACGAGTTGTCGCTGACCGCGGTGGCGGAGAACCCGGTCTTCTTCGACCGCGCGACCGGCGGCCTGCTGTCTCCGAGCACGAAGACACGCAACGAGGTCTACGTCCGCGAGGCGTTCCCGCTCTTCGTCGCTGCGGCCCGTCGCGCGGTGGAGGCGGATCCGGACATCTCGGCGAGCGACATCACGCATGTCATCACCGTCTCGTGCACCGGCTTCTTCGCGCCCGGCCCCGACTACGAGATCGTGCGCTCCCTCGGGCTGAGCGACGGCGTGCAGCGCTATCACCTCGGTTTCATGGGGTGCTACGCGGCGATGCCCGCACTGCGCGCGGCGAGCCAGTTCTGCGCGGCCGATCAGGACGCGGTCGTCCTGATCGTCAGCGTCGAGCTGTGCACCCTGCATCTGCGCTCCTCCGAGGACCCCGATACGATCGTGGCCTCCTCGCTGTTCGCCGACGGTGCGGCGGCCGGCATCGTGACCGCGCGGTCCCTCGCGACCGCGCGGTCCCTCGCGACCGCGGTGCCCGGCCTGCGGCTGGACGGGTTCCACACCGCGATCGCTCCGCAGGGCGAGAGCGACATGGCCTGGATGATCGGGGACTCCGGGTTCGAGATGATCCTGTCGACCGCCGTGCCGCAGATCATCGGCGAGACCATCATCGATGCTCTCCGTCCGCTCTACGCCAGGGAAGACGGCCTGATCGCGGCCTTCGACGGCGGGACGATCGGCGAGAGCGTCGAGCACTGGGCGATCCATCCCGGGGGCCGCAGCATCCTGGATCGGGTGCAGGAGCGGCTGCACCTCAGCGACGCGCAACTGCATCCGGCCAGGGAGGTGCTCCGCGAGAACGGCAACATGTCCAGCGCGACCGTGCTGTTCGTGCTGAAGCGCATCCTGGAGCAGGAGGGCGCCCAGCCGGGTGAGCGCGTCGCCGCCATGGCGTTCGGTCCGGGACTGACCGCCGAGAGTGCCCTCTTCACCGTCGACCGGTCAGGGACCCGTGGGGCCTGA
- a CDS encoding methyltransferase domain-containing protein, with protein MGPDLSARAVDARELMDEPDADERMLGLTYDRFRLVNALVSRPGGVYRRDIRARARRGRIRILDVGAGGGDLCRDLARRLRRDGLAADITALDADERAIRWAAAHDDGAGIGYRCALADELVGEGAQFDVVLSNHVLHHLSAAELSQLLHDTRTLVGESGVVVHHDIARAGAAYALFRAATAPFARTVLAGTFIREDGLISIRRSYTREELAAAAPEGWSVRARAPFRLELRWEPGDARP; from the coding sequence GTGGGGCCTGACCTGTCGGCCCGGGCGGTCGATGCCCGCGAGCTGATGGACGAGCCCGATGCGGATGAGCGGATGCTCGGTCTCACCTACGACCGATTCCGCCTCGTGAACGCCCTGGTCTCGCGCCCTGGCGGTGTCTATCGACGCGACATCCGGGCCCGCGCCCGTCGCGGTCGCATACGCATCCTCGATGTGGGAGCAGGTGGGGGAGACCTGTGCCGCGATCTCGCCCGGCGCCTCCGCCGGGACGGTCTGGCCGCAGACATCACGGCGCTGGATGCCGATGAGCGGGCCATCCGGTGGGCGGCGGCGCACGACGACGGCGCCGGGATCGGGTACCGCTGCGCGCTCGCGGACGAGCTGGTCGGGGAAGGCGCGCAGTTCGATGTGGTGCTGTCCAATCATGTGCTGCACCATCTCTCCGCTGCCGAGCTGTCGCAGCTGCTCCATGACACCCGGACGCTCGTCGGCGAGTCGGGGGTGGTCGTGCATCACGACATCGCGCGGGCCGGCGCGGCTTACGCACTCTTCCGCGCCGCCACGGCGCCGTTCGCCCGCACGGTCCTGGCCGGGACCTTCATCCGCGAGGACGGGTTGATCAGCATCCGCCGCTCGTACACGCGGGAGGAGCTCGCGGCCGCTGCCCCGGAGGGGTGGTCGGTACGCGCGCGGGCGCCCTTCCGGCTCGAACTGCGGTGGGAGCCGGGCGATGCCCGACCATGA